One genomic region from bacterium encodes:
- a CDS encoding PTS sugar transporter subunit IIC — MWQDLAVVSVWGGVVALDTTAALQILISRPLVACSVAGFLLGGFPAGFLIGLIFELLYLDELPVGGAFFNEGNVGATIAAGLAVLLDRTTGRPELALFLAALTGLAMSKAGGQIVELMRRVNTRIYARLMALKQITPGAVTRHHLFAILCMFIAGGLLTFAALAGFGYLFQRAAPLIPVSLDRHMQSILYVFLGTGCAVLLHHFYSRRNWWHLAAGAGLGLMLWVLLAAQGGGGR; from the coding sequence ATGTGGCAGGATCTTGCCGTGGTCAGCGTATGGGGCGGCGTTGTCGCTTTGGATACCACCGCGGCCCTGCAGATACTCATATCCCGCCCCCTGGTTGCTTGCTCGGTCGCCGGATTCCTGCTCGGGGGATTCCCCGCCGGCTTTCTGATTGGTCTGATCTTCGAGCTGCTCTACCTGGATGAATTGCCGGTGGGTGGAGCGTTTTTTAACGAAGGCAATGTGGGTGCGACCATTGCCGCCGGACTGGCGGTGCTGCTGGACCGGACCACCGGCCGTCCTGAGCTGGCGCTTTTTCTGGCCGCCCTCACCGGGCTAGCCATGAGCAAGGCCGGCGGGCAGATCGTAGAGCTGATGCGTCGCGTCAATACCCGGATTTATGCCCGGCTGATGGCGCTCAAGCAGATCACCCCCGGGGCGGTCACACGGCATCATCTCTTTGCGATCCTGTGCATGTTCATTGCGGGGGGGCTGTTGACCTTTGCGGCTTTGGCCGGTTTCGGGTACCTGTTTCAGCGGGCCGCCCCTCTGATCCCGGTCAGCCTCGACCGGCACATGCAAAGCATCCTATATGTTTTCCTGGGCACGGGCTGCGCCGTTCTGCTGCACCATTTTTACAGCCGCCGGAACTGGTGGCATCTGGCGGCGGGAGCGGGGCTGGGGCTGATGCTCTGGGTGCTTCTAGCTGCGCAGGGGGGAGGCGGCCGATGA
- the selD gene encoding selenide, water dikinase SelD yields MPRKRLTETVKCAGUASKLAPSELAAALEKLPKLNDPRVLVGFNTADDAGVIRLSDELALVQTVDFITPIVDDPYTYGQIAAANALSDVYAMGGKPFCALNIVGFPKELFPLEVLAAILQGGQEKAAEAHTPILGGHTVSDQELKYGLAVTGLIHPGQLLTNAGARPGGVLVLTKPIGTGTITTALKAGQGTPEMEAEVCRSMATLNRAAAEVCQRIGVDAVTDITGFGLLGHALEMAEASGAGLVLRNEAVPVFAAAVATTAAGFVPGGTRANLLHIQPQVDFHDRISPEQRLLLCDPQTSGGLLIAVVEEKAFELVRAGREEGLRMAVIGEVISDHPGRIEVV; encoded by the coding sequence ATGCCCCGCAAACGACTGACCGAGACAGTCAAGTGCGCCGGGTGAGCCTCCAAGCTCGCGCCAAGTGAATTGGCCGCAGCTTTGGAAAAGCTGCCTAAACTCAACGATCCCCGGGTTCTCGTCGGCTTCAATACCGCCGACGACGCGGGAGTAATCCGCCTCAGCGATGAGCTGGCCCTGGTGCAGACCGTCGATTTTATCACCCCGATCGTCGACGATCCCTATACCTACGGCCAGATCGCGGCGGCCAACGCCCTCAGCGATGTCTATGCCATGGGCGGCAAGCCCTTCTGCGCCCTTAATATCGTCGGCTTCCCCAAAGAGCTCTTTCCCCTGGAGGTGCTGGCGGCCATTCTGCAGGGGGGACAGGAGAAGGCCGCTGAGGCCCATACCCCGATCCTCGGCGGCCACACCGTCAGCGATCAGGAATTAAAATACGGGCTGGCGGTGACTGGACTGATCCATCCCGGGCAACTACTGACCAACGCCGGCGCGCGCCCCGGCGGCGTGCTGGTGCTGACCAAGCCGATCGGCACGGGGACGATCACCACCGCCCTCAAGGCTGGCCAGGGGACACCGGAGATGGAGGCGGAGGTGTGCCGTTCGATGGCCACCCTCAACCGAGCGGCTGCCGAGGTCTGTCAGCGCATCGGCGTGGACGCGGTGACCGACATCACCGGTTTCGGCCTGCTCGGACATGCCCTGGAGATGGCCGAGGCCAGCGGCGCCGGGCTGGTGCTGCGTAATGAGGCGGTGCCCGTTTTCGCCGCGGCGGTGGCCACTACCGCCGCAGGGTTCGTGCCCGGGGGAACCCGCGCCAACCTGCTCCATATTCAGCCGCAGGTCGATTTCCACGATCGGATCTCGCCGGAGCAACGGCTGCTGCTATGCGACCCGCAGACCTCCGGGGGACTGCTGATCGCTGTCGTTGAGGAAAAGGCGTTCGAGCTGGTGCGCGCGGGGCGTGAGGAGGGGCTCCGGATGGCCGTGATCGGCGAGGTGATCAGCGACCATCCCGGCCGGATCGAGGTTGTATAG